Proteins from a genomic interval of Methanohalophilus levihalophilus:
- a CDS encoding metallophosphoesterase family protein, giving the protein MAEEIKLIHTADTHIGYRQYHSDIRRHDFLKAFENIVNDAIEMDVAAIIHAGDLFDSRNPTLEDILQTMEILSRLKASNIPFLAIVGNHESKQNTQWLDLFQSMELAARLGSEPYVLSNCAIYGIDSIPKPKIAGFDYSVFSNPPENINHVFLAMHQLVTPFPFGEWDTEKLISSMPFSIDALLLGDYHKYEKTKIGDTWLTYPGSTERNSAAEKETRGYNLITISDMDIDIGRRNLQTRDFLYLKVSLKPDSETYRDIFNAIKENDVLDSVVFLEIDGDTSQDVSYNQIEEFILKEGAIACRINDKRISGQEGDEERPKISFADPDLAVKEEIRKMGLTKGGLLIDEIVRDLTIPKSNIDHASEDAFRKMLEEMDFSKLPETASKTDEIEKEEIPEKVEETIHTEIQETPEFLPQTPEDDSVEPEEPAVSEREEKQKERKPRQYNLGDYL; this is encoded by the coding sequence ATGGCAGAGGAAATCAAACTGATACACACCGCTGATACACACATTGGATACAGGCAGTATCACAGCGATATCCGAAGGCATGATTTCCTGAAAGCTTTTGAAAACATTGTCAATGATGCAATTGAGATGGATGTTGCTGCGATAATCCATGCCGGCGACTTGTTTGACTCAAGGAATCCAACTCTGGAAGACATTCTACAGACAATGGAAATTCTTTCCCGCCTAAAAGCTTCAAACATTCCTTTTCTTGCAATCGTCGGGAACCACGAAAGTAAACAAAATACACAGTGGCTGGATCTTTTCCAGAGCATGGAACTTGCAGCAAGGTTAGGAAGCGAGCCGTATGTTCTCAGCAACTGTGCAATCTATGGAATTGACAGCATCCCGAAACCAAAAATTGCAGGATTTGATTATTCTGTTTTTTCCAACCCTCCAGAAAATATCAATCACGTTTTTCTTGCGATGCACCAACTTGTAACTCCGTTTCCGTTCGGGGAGTGGGATACCGAAAAACTCATCTCATCAATGCCTTTTTCGATAGATGCCTTGCTTCTGGGGGACTACCATAAGTATGAAAAAACAAAGATCGGTGATACATGGCTTACTTACCCGGGCAGTACCGAGAGAAACAGTGCTGCGGAGAAGGAGACGCGTGGCTACAACCTGATTACAATAAGTGACATGGACATTGATATTGGAAGACGTAATCTCCAGACAAGGGATTTCCTGTACCTCAAAGTAAGTCTCAAACCGGATTCCGAAACCTACAGGGATATTTTTAACGCAATTAAGGAAAACGATGTCCTTGATAGTGTCGTTTTCCTGGAAATCGATGGAGACACATCCCAGGATGTTTCCTATAACCAGATTGAAGAGTTCATTCTGAAAGAAGGAGCAATTGCCTGCAGGATCAATGATAAAAGAATTTCAGGACAGGAAGGAGATGAAGAGAGACCCAAAATCAGTTTTGCAGATCCTGATTTAGCCGTAAAAGAAGAAATCAGGAAAATGGGACTTACCAAAGGTGGCCTCCTGATAGATGAAATTGTCAGGGACTTAACAATTCCTAAATCCAATATCGATCACGCTTCCGAAGATGCTTTCCGAAAAATGCTGGAGGAGATGGACTTCAGCAAGCTTCCAGAAACTGCAAGCAAAACGGATGAAATCGAAAAGGAAGAGATACCTGAAAAAGTGGAGGAAACCATCCATACTGAAAT
- a CDS encoding glucose-6-phosphate isomerase family protein, whose translation MDNKITFGGKKHTPNVRMLSDMDEVVYDRKWLENAEDRELYYMYRDLYLTEDDHTVISEYDLRYDITIIPAGMLGDEYIKTAGHFHPVVPGTIIAYPEVYQVLEGEATYLLQHDDSTDVSDVVVIRASKGDIVVIPPDYGHITINASSEDLKMANWVCTSFSSIYRPIQEKAGAAYYLLKDGFVRNPSYNSAAEIRYVKPRELPEFGLVHGKDMYELVKDPEKLRFLTRPQEFMGSLSRLIS comes from the coding sequence ATGGATAATAAGATTACATTCGGAGGAAAAAAGCATACGCCCAATGTTCGTATGCTCAGCGACATGGATGAAGTAGTCTATGATCGCAAATGGCTGGAAAATGCCGAAGACAGGGAACTTTACTATATGTATCGTGACCTGTACCTTACAGAAGATGATCACACAGTAATCTCTGAATATGATTTGAGATATGATATTACTATAATTCCTGCCGGGATGCTTGGGGACGAATACATTAAGACAGCAGGGCATTTTCATCCGGTAGTTCCAGGGACTATTATTGCCTATCCAGAGGTTTATCAGGTTCTTGAAGGGGAAGCAACATACCTTCTGCAGCATGATGATTCAACGGATGTTTCCGATGTGGTGGTCATACGTGCTTCAAAAGGGGACATTGTAGTCATTCCTCCAGATTACGGGCACATTACAATAAATGCTTCATCAGAAGATCTTAAAATGGCTAACTGGGTTTGTACCAGTTTTTCTTCCATATACCGCCCAATACAGGAAAAGGCAGGGGCTGCCTACTACCTGCTTAAGGATGGTTTTGTGAGAAATCCTTCCTATAACAGTGCGGCTGAAATCAGGTATGTAAAGCCTCGTGAATTGCCTGAATTTGGTCTGGTTCATGGAAAAGACATGTATGAGCTTGTCAAAGATCCGGAAAAACTCCGTTTCCTGACAAGGCCGCAGGAATTTATGGGGTCTTTGTCCCGGCTTATTTCCTGA
- a CDS encoding DUF128 domain-containing protein, translated as MQEYNNPVLFMSSKIENMMFKTTLDLSTMEGDIIVNVSLVDEVDLDRVLEVMGVAFNSGLSISPFLKLLHAGETIGGFKVPSGKVGIATMCSITIDGLLLKSGVLANPKFGGVVQIHNGLPVRFTDVLTYASTTIDPLEVLMSQDITSVLQMLHTGSGKILANLREVHMSARDEIDRILYEMMEVGISGILEVGEPNSRVLDVPVERDHLGLVVIGGTNPMAIVKEQGMHIKTNAMSSIVDIGSMGHIEDFI; from the coding sequence ATGCAGGAATATAACAACCCTGTCTTATTCATGTCTTCAAAGATTGAGAACATGATGTTTAAGACAACTCTTGATCTCAGTACAATGGAAGGGGACATTATTGTAAATGTTTCCCTTGTGGATGAAGTTGATCTTGACCGTGTTCTTGAAGTGATGGGCGTGGCTTTCAATAGTGGCCTGTCAATCAGTCCTTTTCTTAAGTTATTGCATGCTGGTGAGACGATCGGCGGCTTTAAAGTACCTTCCGGGAAAGTCGGTATTGCCACCATGTGCAGTATTACAATTGATGGACTTCTGTTGAAATCAGGTGTTTTGGCCAATCCTAAGTTTGGAGGAGTTGTCCAGATACATAACGGCTTACCGGTTAGGTTCACCGATGTGTTGACCTACGCAAGTACTACCATTGATCCGCTTGAAGTCCTGATGTCCCAGGATATTACTTCGGTTTTGCAGATGTTGCATACCGGTTCCGGGAAAATCCTCGCAAACCTGAGAGAAGTGCACATGTCTGCGAGGGATGAGATCGACAGGATTCTCTACGAGATGATGGAAGTCGGTATCAGCGGAATTCTGGAAGTCGGCGAGCCCAATAGCCGTGTGCTGGATGTGCCGGTGGAACGTGATCACCTTGGTCTGGTGGTCATAGGCGGGACAAACCCAATGGCCATTGTGAAAGAGCAGGGCATGCACATAAAAACAAATGCAATGTCAAGCATTGTTGACATTGGTTCCATGGGTCATATAGAAGACTTCATCTGA